The Bernardetia litoralis DSM 6794 genome includes a window with the following:
- a CDS encoding thioredoxin family protein produces MKKTLFILFIIFTGKIFFPTNSFAQLLNYSFEEMERIQKKNPKNRVIFIHTDWCKYCQKMKNTTFENEKIINLLNNKFYYVDFDAEENRDIKFVNHTFKYKPTGTNTGVHELATQLGTVNGKLSYPTLCILNEKNEIIFQYDQFLSSSDLLNILKKI; encoded by the coding sequence ATGAAAAAAACACTTTTTATATTATTTATCATTTTTACGGGAAAAATATTTTTTCCTACCAATTCTTTTGCACAACTACTAAATTATAGTTTTGAAGAAATGGAAAGGATTCAAAAAAAGAATCCAAAAAATAGAGTAATATTTATTCATACTGATTGGTGCAAATACTGTCAGAAAATGAAAAATACTACTTTCGAAAATGAAAAAATTATAAATCTACTCAATAATAAGTTTTATTATGTTGATTTTGATGCTGAAGAAAACAGAGATATTAAATTTGTCAATCATACATTCAAATACAAACCAACAGGAACAAATACAGGAGTTCATGAGCTGGCAACTCAGTTAGGAACAGTAAATGGAAAATTATCGTATCCTACTTTATGTATTTTGAATGAAAAAAATGAAATTATTTTTCAATACGACCAATTTTTATCTTCTTCTGATTTACTAAATATATTGAAAAAAATATAA